The Oryzias latipes chromosome 4, ASM223467v1 genome includes a window with the following:
- the smim7 gene encoding small integral membrane protein 7 → MLGDLLIFGTLLLNSAAVLNFKLKRKEKESHSQGFGDVPREPRTGDNIREFLLSLRYFRIFIALWNIFIMFCMILLFGS, encoded by the exons ATGCTCGGAGATCTCTTAATATTTGG GACTCTGTTGCTGAATTCAGCGGCGGTGCTGAACTTCAAGCT AAAGAGGAAGGAGAAGGAGTCGCACTCGCAGGGTTTTGGAGATGTACCCAGAGAACCAAGAACAG GCGACAACATCAGAGAGTTCCTGCTCAGCTTGCGATACTTTCGGATCTTCATCGCTCTATGGAACATCTTCATCATGTTCTGCATGATTTT ACTCTTTGGATCATGA
- the LOC101164547 gene encoding FYN-binding protein 1, producing the protein MGETVDVKALRAKFSNSEASSRDSGSPKSPRPGIGRVILPLKESELTFKLPIPVIPPAANPGPVRYPKPDSMAASVPLRPGSIPRNPPVSPIRPYLQPAESNKIKQTGEMLQNLMLRQQGPNFAPMPLGLPASLPQGPGVSPNSTFLPSRQRSLGEVTPLRKPLPAEGARPLKPKRPPFVNLEPYLRFRRAPAIPLPKRKDEKNMSLPSIAVPPLPPQRSCKPTMLPCQVASVDIDDEKDPYDDIGSFDKNESCSDNSLQCVDEEDVYELIDEEGETNPKKHQDQQRGRSLEHHMKMNELRRNFQLQGEIEVLQSTRARHDWIGGSKLDLSVRQGEILEILRVTNNPEGKWLARNLNGNYGYISNTCVDFNLKKLDPLGLPPPPPDPDCQSQDDDDYDDVQPMADEFPPPPPLEISIDPKVEKEIRKKFKYDGPLQAQHVMMVDPNCIIKKPGAKDLLVTQGDIVHVIDTTNSKKYLCRNSFGKYGYVPAALLLQMEGDIYDDVEYPDEVYDNDDPN; encoded by the exons CGAACTGACCTTTAAACTGCCAATTCCAGTTATTCCTCCTGCAGCAAACCCTGGCCCGGTGAGGTACCCCAAGCCAGACTCCATGGCAGCCTCTGTTCCTCTGAGACCAGGTTCCATCCCTCGAAATCCTCCAGTTTCTCCTATCAGACCTTACCTTCAGCCAGCAGAATCCAACAAGATCAAGCAGACGGGGGAGATGCTTCAGAACTTGATGCTGAGGCAGCAGGGACCTAATTTTGCCCCGATGCCATTGGGTCTGCCTGCAAGTCTACCTCAAGGTCCTGGAGTTTCCCCAAACTCAACATTTCTTCCATCCCGACAGAGAAGTTTAGGAGAAGTGACCCCACTCAGGAAGCCTCTACCTGCGGAGGGGGCTAGGCCTTTAAAACCCAAACGACCTCCTTTCGTCAACCTGGAGCCCTATCTGAGGTTCAGACGAGCACCTGCCATCCCACTGCCCAAGAGAAAAGACG aaaaaaatatgtccCTGCCATCCATTGCCGTCCCTCCTTTGCCTCCGCAAAGATCCTGCAAGCCCACTATGCTTCCCTGCCAGGTCGCCTCCGT AGACATCGATGATGAAAAGGACCCCTACGATGACATCGGCAGTTTTGATAAAAAcg aGTCCTGCAGTGACAACAGTTTACAGTGTGTGGATGAG gaagATGTGTATGAACTCATCGATGA AGAGGGGGAAACAAATCCAAAGAAGCATCAGGACCAGCAGAGGGGACGGTCTCTGGAGCATCACATGAAAATGAACGAGTTAAGGAGAAACTTCCAG CTGCAAGGCGAGATTGAAGTACTTCAATCAACCAGAGCTCGCCATGACTGGATTGGAGGATCAAAACTGGACCTCAGCGTTCGACAGGGAGAAATTCTGGAGATTCTTCGAGTGACTAACAACCCTGAGGGCAAATGGCTTGCTCGCAACTTGAATGGAAACT atggaTACATCAGCAACACATGTGTggactttaacttaaaaaaactggATCCATTAGGTTTACCCCCACCACCCCCAGACCCAGACTG CCAAAGTCAAGATGATG ATGATTATGATGACGTTCAGCCGATGGCTGACGAgttccccccaccaccaccacttgAAATAAG CATAGATCCAAAAGTGGAAAAAGAGATAAGGAAAAAGTTTAAG TATGACGGGCCGCTTCAAGCTCAGCACGTCATGATGGTGGATCCCAACTGCATCATAAAGAAACCAGGAGCCAAAGATCTGCTCGTGACTCAGGGGGACATTGTGCACGTCATCGACACCACCAACAGTAAAAAGTATCTCTGTCGGAACAGCTTTGGAAAAT ACGGTTATGTGCCAGCAGCTCTTCTGCTTCAAAT GGAAGGAGATATTTATGACGATGTAGAATATCCAGATG AGGTCTATGACAATGATGATCCAAACTGA